Below is a genomic region from Paraburkholderia sp. BL23I1N1.
CGGAAATCGCCATCTCGTTCAGGACCGCTGCGGGGCTGGAGGCCGGCAAGACCCCTGTTAAATACAAGGACGTGACGGTCGGAACCGTATCTACGGTCGCGCTCAGCGACGATGGCTCACACGTGGTCGCCTCTGTTTCGCTTGCCAGGAGCGCGCGGAGCCTGGCGCGCGCAAACAGCCGCTTCTGGGTCGTCCGGCCTCGTTTGGGCATGACGGGTGTCTCGGGTATGGACACGCTGCTGTCCGGCGCCTATATCGGTGTAGACACCGGCACTTCGGAGGTCGCGCACACAGCGTTCACGGGGCTGGAAACGCCTCCCGCCGTCATCAGTGGAACGCCGGGAACAAGTTTCACGATTCATGCGGACGACCTCGGTTCGCTCGACGTCGGCTCGCCCGTTTACTACCGGCGCATTCAGGTCGGCCGCGTCGCGTCGTATAGGCTCGACGCCGATGGCCACGGCGTCAGCGTGCAGATCTTCGTCGATGCACCGTATGACCGGTTTGTCACTGCAGATACCCGCTTCTGGAATGCGAGCGGGGTCGACCTCTCGCTGGGCGCCGACGGTTTCAAGCTCAAGACGCAATCCGTGGCCGCGATCGTTGGCGGCGGAATTGCGTTCGCCACGCCCGTCGGTAGCACGACCGCCAGCCCAGGCGGCAGTCGGTTCAATCTGGCGAAAGATGAAGAGACGGCGATGGCGCCGCCAGACGGTCCGGCCCAGTACATCGAGTTGCGCTTCGCACAGTCGCTGCGCGGCCTGTCTATGGGTGCTCCCGTGGTGTTTTCGGGAATCAACTTCGGGCGCGTGGTTTCCATGAAACTCGACTACGACCCGGCCACGCAGCGTTTCCCGATGATCGTCGGCATCGAGGTGTATCCGCAGCGGCTCGGACCGGTGCTCGACAAGCTGCCCAGAATAAATGGCGATATCGAAAAGGTAGCGCAATTCCTGTCCACCATGGTCGCGCACGGCCTGCGCGGACAGGCGCGCTCCGGCAATTTGCTGACCGGACAGCTCTATATTTCGCTCGACTTCGTACCGAACGCCCCGAAGGTCTCATACGACGCCGATGCGCGACCGCTTACGCTGCCGACCGCGAGCGGCGGGTTCGACCAGTTGCAGGAACAGGTGGCGAGCATCGTCGGCAAGATTGATAAAATGCCGCTCGACTCGATCGCACGCCATCTCGACACGGGTCTGGCGGACCTGGACAGCACCCTGAAGCAGATCAACGGCCAGGTGCTGCCGGCGACCACGCAGACCCTGCAGCAGGCTCGCCAGACCTTCGGCGCCGCGCAGGGCATGCTGGCCGAAGACGGGCCGCTCCAGGCAAACCTGGGCCAGACGCTGCAGGAAGTGCAGCGCACTGCCCGCTCGCTGCGCACGCTCACTGATCTGCTCGGCCGCCATCCGGAAGCGCTGCTGCGCGGCCATGCAGCCGATCAGTCCGCCGTGGCCCCGGTAACCGCGGCCAGCCCCTCTGCTTCACAGGAGTCGAAACAATGAGTTTTTCAGCCCGCGCCAGCCTGCGCTCAGTCACGCTCACCGTCGCGCTGGCCCTGAGCGCCTGCGCGTCCGCGCCGGTGCACTACTACACGCTGGTTTCCCCGGCAGCACAGCCCGCTTCGGCCCAGCCAGCCGCGCCGTTCGCGATCGACGTGCTGCCAGTGGGCGTTCCCGCCGAGCTCGACCAGCAGGCGATGGTCATACGGCAGGGCGACAGCGGCGTTGCCGTGCTCGACGACGAGCGCTGGGTCGCACCGCTGGGCGATCAACTGCGCGCCGCGCTATCCACCCAGCTGGTGCGCCGCCTGGGCACCCAGGACGTGGCCGGTCTCACCCGGCCGATCAATCAACCGGTGCTGGGCATCAGGCTGCAGATCCGGCGCCTCGACGCCTGGCCGGGGCACGCAGTGCAGCTCGAGGCTGACTGGAGCCTCATTTTCGCGCAAGACCCCAACGGTGTCCGCCTGACCTGCCATACGCAGTTGCAGGAGGCGGCGCCGGGTGGCTACGCGGACCTGGTGCGCGCGCAGCAACTCGCCATTGCCAGCCTGGCCGGCCGCATTGCGGAGGATGCGCGAGGCTGGGCGCAGTCGCGACAGCGTGGCTGCACGCCACAGGCCTGAGCCATCACACCCCATACGCAATTACATGCCCTTGCCGGGTGCACCATCATGCGCAAAGTACCGGACTTCGTCTTTCGTCTCGCCCTGCTGGCGTTATTCAGTCTGATTCCCCCGGCAGTCTGGGCAGCCACTCCGTCGGAATCCATCGCAATTGCGCCTCTGGCATCGCCTGGCGACGACACTGAGACCCTGACAACTCTGGGGGAACTGCAGGGTCAACAGGACCAGATCAAGCAGCGGGCATCGACGGCGACAAGCGACGCGCAATTCGTCGAGCTGCAGACAGCAATCCAGCAGCTTTCAGCTCGGGTGGACAACCTCCTGGCCACGTCATTGGTGCCCGGGCGCGCGAAATTACAGGCCCAGCTTGACGTGCTCGGTCCTACGCCGGCTGCGGGCACCACCGTCGAAACACCGGCGGTCGCCGAGCAGCGCCTCGCTATTGCGGCACAGCGGGCGCAGCTTGACGCCGAATTCAGGCAGGCGGAAAACATCAGGGAGAACCTGCCGAACCTGACTACCCAGATTGGCCGGCTGCAGCATGACCATCTGAAGAACCAGCTCGCCTTTCGCTCCGGAAGCATTCTGGGCGCTCCGTTCTGGGCACCGCTGTTACATACCGAACCGACAGACCTTGAACGGCTGAAGGTATTCAATTCGCTGATTACCGGTCAACTGCAGTCGGCGTGGCAACCGGGCGAGCGACTCACGATCGTACTCATGCTGCTGCTCGCGCTCGGAACATGGACAGCAGGCGCCCATCTGCTCGAACGGGCACTGGTATGGTTCTGCCTGCACCGTCTTCCCGGGGGCCGTTTGCGACGCAGCGCTATCGCGCTGTCGACCACGCTCACCAGTGTGGCGTCCGCTGCATGCGCAGTCCGGCTCATCTATCTTGCCCTGACTCATCAGCAGCCACTAAACGCCAGCCTGCAGGATTTCGCCAGCGAACTGATTACGCTTGCCCTGACCTGCGCAATGATCGCGGGACTGGGCCGGGCGCTGCTGTGCAGTGACCGACCCTCGTGGCGCCTGATGGTCATAGCCGATCCGGTGGCGCGCGCCATCCAGCCATTCCCCCGGATACTTGCCGCCCTGCTCATGCTCTCCGGCACGGTGGAGCAGTTCAACAGAACAGTCGATACCAGTCTGCAGATGACTCTGCTCGGACGCGGAGTGGTCTCGCTGGTGGTCGCACTGACCATCGGCGCCGCTCTGCTGCGCGCAGACCGCGTGCATAATGCGCTGGCCGCCGCAGGAGAACCGCCGGAGGCCCGTTCGACCGTCGCCGGGTTGATCCACGCCGGTGTCATCATTGCCGTCGTGGGCTCGCTGTTTTCGCTGCTGACCGGCTACATTTCGGTTGCACGATTCCTGACCTATGAACTCGTCTGGTTTGACCTCGTCCTGTGCAGCTTCTACCTGCTGAGCAGGCTTACCCAGGACGTCTGCGAAAACCTCTTCTCGGCGCACCATGCCAGCGGCAAAACCATCAAGCAGCTATTAGGGCTGGACGACATCCACCTCGAACAGGCTTCGACGGTGATGTCCGCGGTGGGCCGCAGCCTGCTGCTGGCGATCACGGTCATCGCGCTGCTGACCGGCGGCTTCGGCACGACTCCAGCAGACCTGGCCAGCAGCATCCTCGAAATTTTCGGCGGCAACCGGCTGCGCGGGCTGAACATCGTTCCGGATCACATCCTCAACGCGCTCCTCGCACTGGGTGTTGGCCTGTACCTGCTTCGGTCCGTGCGCAAATGGCTGGATCACGAGTTCCTGCCCAAAACCGGTATGAGCGTCGGCATGCGAGCCACGCTCCTCGCGCTATTCGTCAACACGGGCCGCGTGCTTATCACGCTGCTGACGCTGTCGATACTGGGTGTGCGGTGGGATAGCCTCGCATGGATCGTCAGCGCGCTGTCGGTTGGCATCGGCTTCGGGCTTCAGGAAATCGTCAAGAATTTTATCTCCGGTCTGATCCTGCTGACCGAGCGCCCGGTCAAGGTCGGCGATATGGTGAGTATTTCCGGCGTCGAGGGCGACATCCGTCGCATCAACGCTCGCGCAACCGAAATCCAGCTCGCCGATCGGTCCACGGTCATCGTTCCCAACTCCCACCTCATCTCGCAGAACCTGCGCAACGTGACGATGGGAAACCGGACCCAAGGCGTCACGACCCTCACGCTCACCTTCCCGTTGAACATCGATCCCGAACGGGTGCGCGATCTGCTGCTCGCGGCGTACGAAGCGCACCCGTCGATACTTGATCATCCGGTACCGTCGGTCATGTTCAGTCAGCTCGCCGCCGACGGCATCACATTGAGTGTCACCGGCTATGTTCGCAGCCCCAGGATAACAGCCGATACGAAGAGCGACCTGCTGTTCGACATTCTCAAGCGGTTGCGTGCGGCGGCCATTACGTTGGCGACCCCGCAGACTGTGATCGTTCGAGATCTGTGAGGTTGACCTCCTTCAATTGACGGATTTGTAGTCAGCGATTTGACGGGCGCTGTCACTTACCGGTCGTGAGGCAAACTGTTGGCAGAGGCGGGCATGGCTCAGAAGGCGGTTGACGGATTTTGGGCCACTTCGGTGAAGTCGCGCCAGGCCGTGAAGCGAGCGGCGGCAAGGTGTTTGCGATAAAGCGAAGCGCGCAGGAGGTGCCGTTTCAGGGCGAAATGTTGTCGGATCGGACCAAAGTTCGAGAGGAAAGCCTGCGTGCGGTCAGGAGCACGGAAGCCCCGCATGTGCTGCTCGCGTTCTCGGGTAGGCTGGTGGCTATTCTCGGCTCGGTTGTTGACCCGAGCGCTGGCTTTGACGAACACGTGCCTGACGTTTGCCAATTCGGGGATCTCCGCTTTGGCTGCCAGATAACTGCGCAACTGATCGGTGACGATCTTGCGTGGCACTTCGCCACATGAGGTGAGTACGCGTTTGAAGAAGCGCTTCGCTGCAGTCTTGTCGCGCCGCTTCTGGTCCGACTTCGGTGTACTGGACGGTACGGGTCACTTCAACATGATGATCCTGGAGAAGGAGCGCAGAGTGATCACTCCGCCGAACGGTGCGCCATGGACCGATTTCTGGACGGCATCGATGATGCATGCGTGGAATCCGGCGTTCGTCGAGGAGCACTATCCACGGCAAATCGCAAAGTGGTCGATGGAAGGACCGGACGACACGCTGACCATCCGGCCATCGCCGCCGAGGTCGCCCGGCAGTGCCGCGGCACCGTCGGCGCGCGACTTCGGATGGGCAGCAGTGTGCGCCGCCGAGGTCGACGATCTTTGAATTTGCGGGTCTTTTTATTCAAACCTGTGCGCCCCGGAACCAAGCAAGCCGAGTGCAGCTGAGTACATTTTTGAGTATATCGAGAGTTCGAAGTCGGCATACGCAGGTCGATTTTCAGCAGGGCTGCTCCACTCTCCAGCAAATGGGGGAAGGTCTGTTTGCGCTCGACGAGAGAGACGTCTCGTCGGCCAACCCGTCGACGGGGACGCGTTCTGCCCTTCCCGCTCCGCCATCACACCGGGGCTGGAGGAAAACAGAACGCCAATTGAGGCTATGCGTCGCTGTTCCTCCGCTGGAAGGCACGATAACTATCCTGACGCCGGCGGGCCGAACGTGAAATCAGGTGGAAGTCCGACTGGCTACTTCCCACACGCGACGCAGACGCAGGATGTCGGGGAGTCCGAAGTCCCACACGTTCGGCGCCGCAAGTCCTCTTTTTTTCGCGACTTCAGTAGCAATTTGCAGCGCAGAAGACCGTTCTCTCAAAAGCGACGACAACGCATCCACCAGCAACGTGTAGTCAGCCTCTGTCACGATCAGGCTGTCGGGAGATCGGGTCATGGGCATGTGACACCTCTGTCTAAAAACGGTATCGATCCACGAACCGTAAATTTCACATCTCCGGGAAACTCGCCTGCTTTCACATCACCGAGCCGAGTTGCCACGGAACAAACTCGCTGTCTCCCATGCCATGCTGCTCGCTACAGGTTTTTCTTCCTGATGCCGTGTCCAGCATCAACTCGAATATCTGAGCTCCAGCCTGAGCAATGCCAAGCGTTCCGTCAACGATCGCTCCACAGTTGAAATCCATATCCGCACTCATCTGCTCGAACATCCGGGTGTTCGTGGCGAGCTTCAGCGAGGGCGTCGGTTTGCACCCGTACACTGACCCACGGCCCGTGGTGAAACAGATCAGGTTCGCCCCGCCAGCGACCTGCCCCGTCGCCGATACCGGGTCATAGCCAGGGGTATCCATGAAAACCAGTCCGTGCTGCCCGACAGCTTCGGCGTATCCATAAACTTCCATCAAACCGGTACTGCCGCCCTTCGCGACCGCACCCAGCGATTTTTCCAGGATGGTCGTAATCCCTCCGGCCTGATTTCCCGGCGAGGGGTTGTTGTTCATATCACCGTGATGGGTGCGCGTATACGCTTCCCACCAGCGCAGCTTTTCCAACAGCTTGTCCGCCACCCGTGGCGAGGCCGCACGCGACGTAAGCAGGTGCTCCGCACCATAGATCTCCGGCGTTTCGGAAAGTATGGCCGTTCCTCCATTGCGCACCAGAAGATCAACGGCGCAACCCAGTGCGGGATTGGCGCTGATCCCCGAGTACCCGTCCGAACCGCCGCACTGCAGCCCGACTTTCAGGTGCGCGGCCGACACAGTACTGCGGTTTGCGCGATCGGCGAGCGTCAGCATGTCGCCGACGATCTCGATGCCCCTTTGAATGGTTTCACGCGTCCCGCCCTCTTCCTGAATCGTCAGCGTTGCAATCAAACCCTCCTCTCTGGCGGCCAGCATATCGACCAGTGGTGCGATCTGATTCACCTCGCAACCGAGGCCAACCAGCACCACGCCTGCGAAGTTGGGATTGTTCGCGTACCCGCGCAAGGTACGGCGCAGCAATTCGATACCCTCGCCAGATCCGGCCATGCCGCAGCCGCTGCCATGTGTGATAGCCACGACCCCGTCGACCGATGGAAACGCCTTGAGCGCATTGTCCTTAAAGGCCTCGGCGATATGCCGGCATACGGTTGCCGAGCAATTTACGCTCGCGATCACGCCGATAAAGTTTCGTGTACCGACGTCTCCATTGGCACGCACATATCCCTGAAACGTTGCCGGCGACCCGTTCACTTCTGTCGCTTCATAAGCGGTACCGCTGGTGGGTTCGTTCCCGACCGCGCTCATCTCGACGTTCTGGGTATGAACATGCTCCCCCGCTTCAATATCGTGCATAGCGATACCGATGACCCGCCCGTACTTCAGAATGGCAGCGCCCTTTTCAATGGGGCGCACAGCCACTTTGTGGCCAGACGGGATCGACGCACGCGTGCGCAATGTCGCCGCCCCGAGATTCACCTCGACCCCGGCCGGCACTGCATGACGTGCGACCGCGACATTGTCCTGTTCGCGCAGGAGAATAAAAGAATCCGATTCCGTGTTCATAAGTTTCCCGAGGCAGTTCTTAAACCGATGCGACACGCTCCAGCGTCGCGCGTATTCGCAGCGGTCCAGGACTCACGCCGAGTTTGTCGGCAAGTTGCACGAGCGGCAGAAAACGCCGCTGCAATTTTTCCGTGTGATTCTGCGCGATGTCCGCGATCCGGTGCTCGAGAAACGGATTGAGTAGGCGATCGCGTAACTCGACGAGATAGGCGAGAGCCTGATCGCGCTGACCTAAGGCCGTAAATGTCGGAAGTACATCTTCCGCCCAGACGGTTTCCAGGCTAGCGCGCAGGATGGGGTCGTTCATTGCCTGACATACCGTCTCGTCAACCGGCCTGCGGTCCTCCAGCCAGCGTTCCGCCAGATAGCTATGACCGAGATTGAGCAGGAACAGCTTCAGACGCTCGAAGTGCTGCAGATCGTCAGTCAAAACGATGTTCTCGTGTGTGCAGGGTAGAACCAGCCCCGCCTGCTGCTCAATTGCCCAGAGCGCATACGGTTCGGCCACCGCGCCTACCGGTTCAATCGCCTGCGAAACAATGCGGTCGACGAGCGAATTGGCCCATATGCAACGCGTTCGAAGGTAGGTAGTAAACGGCTCCGGCAGCCGCCACTTTGTCGCGAGAGTCACAACAAGTCCGCGCAGCGTATCGCCGTTATTGACAACGAGTTCGCATGGAAAGAGGGAGAGCGGCGCATCAGGATTTCGTTCCCAACGGGCATGAAGCAACACCAGCAGCTTGGCCGGAAAGCTATGTGGCACGCACTCCGGATGGTTCACGAGCGTCGCGGTATCCCGGTCATCAAGCCGGAATCCCCTGTCTCCCGTATTGGAAACAATCACCTCGACGTGTTCTGCTATGGCATCTCGCACTTGTGCCCAATGCGTCTCGGCGTGCCATGCTGCGCGCACCGCGTTGCCGCTCAGCATCTCGTCCACCGGCACTCCGTGGCGCATACCTCGAACCCGTACCGGATATCGCCCGCCCGCTGCCAACGCCGCAATACGCTTCTGACTGGACTCGCTGCTGGTGGTCTGCACGACCGTGATGCCGCCGAGCGCGGCACCCCGCGTAATCGCTTCAGAAACAAACAGATCGACATGTGCCTGAAGAAAGCGGCTCGTGCCGAACTGGAGAATTGGCTGGCTCATGGCAAATATCCGGTATGCGTCAGGGTCAGCATTCGATGATGGCTTTCACTACGCCTGCGGACGGTTCGAGCAGTTTCGAAAATTCCGTAGGTACATCGGCAAGTTTCATC
It encodes:
- a CDS encoding UxaA family hydrolase; translation: MNTESDSFILLREQDNVAVARHAVPAGVEVNLGAATLRTRASIPSGHKVAVRPIEKGAAILKYGRVIGIAMHDIEAGEHVHTQNVEMSAVGNEPTSGTAYEATEVNGSPATFQGYVRANGDVGTRNFIGVIASVNCSATVCRHIAEAFKDNALKAFPSVDGVVAITHGSGCGMAGSGEGIELLRRTLRGYANNPNFAGVVLVGLGCEVNQIAPLVDMLAAREEGLIATLTIQEEGGTRETIQRGIEIVGDMLTLADRANRSTVSAAHLKVGLQCGGSDGYSGISANPALGCAVDLLVRNGGTAILSETPEIYGAEHLLTSRAASPRVADKLLEKLRWWEAYTRTHHGDMNNNPSPGNQAGGITTILEKSLGAVAKGGSTGLMEVYGYAEAVGQHGLVFMDTPGYDPVSATGQVAGGANLICFTTGRGSVYGCKPTPSLKLATNTRMFEQMSADMDFNCGAIVDGTLGIAQAGAQIFELMLDTASGRKTCSEQHGMGDSEFVPWQLGSVM
- a CDS encoding mannitol dehydrogenase family protein, whose product is MSQPILQFGTSRFLQAHVDLFVSEAITRGAALGGITVVQTTSSESSQKRIAALAAGGRYPVRVRGMRHGVPVDEMLSGNAVRAAWHAETHWAQVRDAIAEHVEVIVSNTGDRGFRLDDRDTATLVNHPECVPHSFPAKLLVLLHARWERNPDAPLSLFPCELVVNNGDTLRGLVVTLATKWRLPEPFTTYLRTRCIWANSLVDRIVSQAIEPVGAVAEPYALWAIEQQAGLVLPCTHENIVLTDDLQHFERLKLFLLNLGHSYLAERWLEDRRPVDETVCQAMNDPILRASLETVWAEDVLPTFTALGQRDQALAYLVELRDRLLNPFLEHRIADIAQNHTEKLQRRFLPLVQLADKLGVSPGPLRIRATLERVASV
- a CDS encoding intermembrane transport protein PqiB, translated to MNPLTNEPLAEPRDPVVTRSRWRLSLVWLVPLIAALIGLSMVIHAWLSAGPEIAISFRTAAGLEAGKTPVKYKDVTVGTVSTVALSDDGSHVVASVSLARSARSLARANSRFWVVRPRLGMTGVSGMDTLLSGAYIGVDTGTSEVAHTAFTGLETPPAVISGTPGTSFTIHADDLGSLDVGSPVYYRRIQVGRVASYRLDADGHGVSVQIFVDAPYDRFVTADTRFWNASGVDLSLGADGFKLKTQSVAAIVGGGIAFATPVGSTTASPGGSRFNLAKDEETAMAPPDGPAQYIELRFAQSLRGLSMGAPVVFSGINFGRVVSMKLDYDPATQRFPMIVGIEVYPQRLGPVLDKLPRINGDIEKVAQFLSTMVAHGLRGQARSGNLLTGQLYISLDFVPNAPKVSYDADARPLTLPTASGGFDQLQEQVASIVGKIDKMPLDSIARHLDTGLADLDSTLKQINGQVLPATTQTLQQARQTFGAAQGMLAEDGPLQANLGQTLQEVQRTARSLRTLTDLLGRHPEALLRGHAADQSAVAPVTAASPSASQESKQ
- a CDS encoding membrane integrity-associated transporter subunit PqiC, which translates into the protein MSFSARASLRSVTLTVALALSACASAPVHYYTLVSPAAQPASAQPAAPFAIDVLPVGVPAELDQQAMVIRQGDSGVAVLDDERWVAPLGDQLRAALSTQLVRRLGTQDVAGLTRPINQPVLGIRLQIRRLDAWPGHAVQLEADWSLIFAQDPNGVRLTCHTQLQEAAPGGYADLVRAQQLAIASLAGRIAEDARGWAQSRQRGCTPQA
- a CDS encoding DUF3772 domain-containing protein; the protein is MRKVPDFVFRLALLALFSLIPPAVWAATPSESIAIAPLASPGDDTETLTTLGELQGQQDQIKQRASTATSDAQFVELQTAIQQLSARVDNLLATSLVPGRAKLQAQLDVLGPTPAAGTTVETPAVAEQRLAIAAQRAQLDAEFRQAENIRENLPNLTTQIGRLQHDHLKNQLAFRSGSILGAPFWAPLLHTEPTDLERLKVFNSLITGQLQSAWQPGERLTIVLMLLLALGTWTAGAHLLERALVWFCLHRLPGGRLRRSAIALSTTLTSVASAACAVRLIYLALTHQQPLNASLQDFASELITLALTCAMIAGLGRALLCSDRPSWRLMVIADPVARAIQPFPRILAALLMLSGTVEQFNRTVDTSLQMTLLGRGVVSLVVALTIGAALLRADRVHNALAAAGEPPEARSTVAGLIHAGVIIAVVGSLFSLLTGYISVARFLTYELVWFDLVLCSFYLLSRLTQDVCENLFSAHHASGKTIKQLLGLDDIHLEQASTVMSAVGRSLLLAITVIALLTGGFGTTPADLASSILEIFGGNRLRGLNIVPDHILNALLALGVGLYLLRSVRKWLDHEFLPKTGMSVGMRATLLALFVNTGRVLITLLTLSILGVRWDSLAWIVSALSVGIGFGLQEIVKNFISGLILLTERPVKVGDMVSISGVEGDIRRINARATEIQLADRSTVIVPNSHLISQNLRNVTMGNRTQGVTTLTLTFPLNIDPERVRDLLLAAYEAHPSILDHPVPSVMFSQLAADGITLSVTGYVRSPRITADTKSDLLFDILKRLRAAAITLATPQTVIVRDL